A genomic window from Pseudocitrobacter corydidari includes:
- the aceE gene encoding pyruvate dehydrogenase (acetyl-transferring), homodimeric type has protein sequence MSERFPNDVDPIETRDWLQAIESVIREEGVERAQYLIDQVLSEARKGGVQVAAGAGASGYVNTIAVEDEPEYPGDLDLERRIRSAIRWNAIMTVLRASKKDLELGGHMASFQSSATFYEVCFNHFFRARNEQDGGDLVYFQGHISPGVYARAFLEGRLTEEQMNNFRQEVHGKGLSSYPHPKLMPEFWQFPTVSMGLGPIGAIYQAKFLKYLEHRGLKDTSKQTVYAFLGDGEMDEPESKGAITIATREKLDNLVFVINCNLQRLDGPVTGNGKIINELEGIFGGAGWNVIKVIWGGRWDELLRKDTSGKLIQLMEETVDGDYQTFKSKDGAYVREHFFGKYPETAALVADWTDEQIWALNRGGHDPKKVYAALKKAQETKGKATVILAHTIKGYGMGDTAEGKNIAHQVKKMNMDGVRYIRDRFNVPVTDEQVENLSYLTFPEGSPEHTYLHAQRQKLHGYLPSRQTHFTEKLEMPTLEDFAPLLEEQNKEISTTIAFVRALNVMLKNKSIKDRLVPIIADEARTFGMEGLFRQIGIYSPNGQQYTPQDREQVAYYKEDEKGQILQEGINELGAGASWLAAATSYSTNNLPMIPFYIYYSMFGFQRIGDLCWQAGDQQARGFLIGGTSGRTTLNGEGLQHEDGHSHIQSLTIPNCISYDPSYAYEVAVIMHDGLERMYGEKQENVYYYITTLNENYHMPAMPEGAEEGIRKGIYKLETVEGSKGKVQLLGSGSILRHVREAAQILAKDYGVGSDVYSVTSFTELARDGQDCERWNMLHPMETPRVPYIAQVMNDAPAVASTDYMKLFAEQVRTYVPADDYRVLGTDGFGRSDSRENLRHHFEVDASYVVVAALGELAKRGEIDKKVVADAITKFNIDAEKVNPRLA, from the coding sequence ATGTCAGAACGTTTCCCAAATGACGTGGATCCGATCGAAACTCGCGACTGGTTACAGGCGATCGAATCGGTTATCCGTGAAGAAGGTGTTGAGCGCGCTCAGTATCTGATCGACCAGGTGCTGTCTGAAGCCCGTAAAGGCGGCGTTCAGGTAGCGGCTGGTGCAGGTGCTAGCGGTTATGTAAACACTATTGCCGTTGAAGACGAACCGGAATACCCGGGCGATCTGGATCTGGAACGCCGTATTCGTTCAGCTATCCGCTGGAACGCGATCATGACCGTTCTGCGCGCGTCCAAGAAAGATTTGGAACTGGGCGGCCATATGGCATCCTTCCAGTCTTCCGCAACCTTCTACGAAGTATGTTTCAACCACTTCTTCCGTGCACGCAACGAGCAGGATGGCGGCGACCTGGTTTACTTCCAGGGTCACATCTCTCCGGGCGTTTACGCACGTGCGTTCCTTGAAGGCCGTCTGACCGAAGAGCAGATGAACAACTTCCGTCAGGAAGTTCACGGTAAAGGTCTGTCTTCTTACCCGCACCCGAAACTGATGCCGGAATTCTGGCAGTTCCCGACCGTATCAATGGGTCTGGGCCCAATCGGTGCGATCTACCAGGCTAAATTCCTGAAATATCTGGAACACCGTGGCCTGAAAGATACCTCTAAACAAACCGTTTACGCGTTCCTCGGCGACGGCGAGATGGACGAACCGGAATCCAAAGGTGCGATCACTATCGCCACCCGTGAAAAACTGGATAACCTGGTCTTCGTTATCAACTGTAACCTGCAGCGTCTGGATGGCCCGGTCACCGGTAACGGCAAGATCATCAACGAACTGGAAGGCATCTTTGGCGGTGCTGGCTGGAACGTTATCAAGGTTATCTGGGGCGGTCGTTGGGATGAGCTGCTGCGTAAAGACACCAGCGGTAAACTGATCCAGCTGATGGAAGAAACCGTCGACGGCGATTACCAGACCTTCAAATCCAAAGATGGCGCTTACGTGCGTGAGCACTTCTTCGGTAAATATCCGGAAACCGCAGCCCTGGTTGCAGACTGGACTGATGAGCAGATCTGGGCGCTGAACCGTGGTGGTCACGATCCGAAGAAAGTTTACGCTGCACTGAAAAAAGCGCAGGAAACCAAAGGCAAAGCGACTGTTATCCTGGCCCATACCATCAAAGGTTACGGCATGGGTGATACCGCTGAAGGTAAAAACATCGCTCACCAGGTTAAGAAAATGAACATGGACGGCGTGCGCTATATCCGCGACCGCTTCAATGTTCCGGTAACCGACGAGCAGGTGGAAAACCTCTCTTACCTGACCTTCCCGGAAGGTTCTCCAGAGCATACTTATCTGCACGCTCAGCGTCAGAAACTGCACGGTTACCTGCCGAGCCGCCAGACCCACTTCACTGAGAAGCTGGAAATGCCGACTCTGGAAGATTTCGCACCGCTGCTGGAAGAGCAGAATAAAGAGATCTCTACCACTATCGCTTTCGTTCGTGCCCTGAACGTGATGCTGAAGAACAAATCGATCAAAGATCGTCTGGTTCCGATTATCGCCGATGAAGCGCGTACTTTCGGTATGGAAGGTCTGTTCCGTCAGATTGGTATCTACAGCCCGAACGGTCAGCAGTACACCCCGCAGGACCGTGAGCAGGTTGCTTACTACAAAGAAGACGAGAAAGGTCAGATTCTGCAGGAAGGTATCAACGAACTGGGTGCTGGCGCATCCTGGCTGGCTGCTGCGACCTCTTACAGCACCAACAACCTGCCGATGATCCCGTTCTACATCTACTACTCCATGTTCGGGTTCCAGCGTATCGGCGACTTGTGCTGGCAGGCAGGCGACCAGCAGGCTCGCGGCTTCCTGATTGGTGGTACTTCCGGTCGTACGACCCTGAACGGTGAAGGTCTGCAGCACGAAGATGGTCACAGCCATATTCAGTCTCTGACTATCCCGAACTGTATCTCTTACGATCCGTCTTACGCGTATGAAGTTGCGGTCATCATGCATGATGGTCTGGAGCGTATGTACGGTGAGAAACAAGAGAACGTTTACTACTACATCACCACGCTGAACGAAAACTACCACATGCCGGCAATGCCGGAAGGTGCTGAGGAAGGTATCCGTAAAGGTATCTACAAACTCGAAACCGTTGAAGGTAGCAAAGGTAAAGTTCAGCTGCTGGGCTCCGGTTCTATCCTGCGTCACGTCCGTGAAGCAGCACAGATCCTGGCGAAAGATTACGGCGTAGGTTCTGACGTTTATAGCGTAACGTCCTTCACTGAACTGGCGCGTGATGGTCAGGACTGTGAGCGCTGGAACATGCTGCACCCGATGGAAACCCCGCGCGTTCCGTACATCGCTCAGGTGATGAACGACGCTCCGGCAGTGGCTTCCACCGACTATATGAAACTGTTCGCCGAGCAGGTCCGTACTTATGTACCGGCTGATGACTACCGCGTACTGGGTACTGATGGCTTCGGTCGTTCCGACAGCCGTGAAAACCTGCGTCACCACTTCGAAGTTGATGCTTCCTATGTGGTTGTAGCGGCGCTGGGCGAACTGGCTAAACGTGGCGAAATCGATAAGAAAGTGGTTGCTGACGCAATTACCAAATTCAACATCGATGCAGAAAAAGTTAACCCGCGTCTGGCGTAA
- the pdhR gene encoding pyruvate dehydrogenase complex transcriptional repressor PdhR, whose amino-acid sequence MAYSKIRQPKLSDVIEQQLEFLILEGTLRPGEKLPPERELAKQFDVSRPSLREAIQRLEAKGLLLRRQGGGTFVQSSLWQSFSDPLVELLSDHPESQFDLLETRHALEGIAAYYAALRSTDEDRERIRELHQAIERAQQSGDLDAESSAVVQYQIAVTEAAHNVVLLHLLRCMEPMLAQNVRQNFELLYARREMLPQVSNHRTRIFEAIVAGEPEQAREASHRHLAFIEEILLDRSREQSRRERSLRRLQQRKD is encoded by the coding sequence ATGGCCTACAGCAAAATCCGCCAACCAAAACTTTCTGATGTGATTGAGCAGCAGTTGGAGTTTTTGATTCTTGAGGGGACATTACGCCCCGGCGAAAAACTTCCACCTGAACGCGAACTGGCGAAACAGTTCGACGTATCCCGTCCCTCGCTGCGTGAGGCGATTCAACGTCTCGAAGCGAAAGGGTTACTGCTTCGTCGCCAGGGCGGCGGGACTTTTGTCCAAAGCAGCTTGTGGCAGAGCTTCAGCGATCCGCTGGTAGAGCTTCTGTCCGACCACCCTGAATCCCAGTTTGATCTGCTTGAAACCCGTCACGCGCTTGAAGGTATCGCGGCTTATTACGCGGCACTGCGCAGCACTGATGAAGACCGCGAACGTATTCGCGAACTGCATCAGGCCATCGAACGGGCTCAACAATCGGGCGACCTCGACGCAGAGTCGAGCGCCGTCGTCCAGTATCAAATCGCCGTGACCGAAGCCGCCCACAATGTGGTGTTGCTCCATTTGCTAAGGTGTATGGAGCCGATGTTGGCACAAAACGTTCGGCAGAACTTCGAGTTGCTGTATGCCCGTCGGGAGATGCTCCCGCAGGTCAGCAATCATCGCACCCGGATTTTCGAGGCGATTGTCGCCGGTGAACCGGAGCAGGCGCGTGAAGCGTCGCACCGTCACCTGGCCTTTATTGAAGAGATTTTGCTGGACAGGAGCCGTGAACAGAGCCGTCGTGAACGCTCGTTACGTCGCCTGCAACAGCGCAAGGATTGA
- the aroP gene encoding aromatic amino acid transporter AroP, protein MMEGQQHSDQLKRGLKNRHIQLIALGGAIGTGLFLGSASVIQSAGPGIILGYAIAGFIAFLIMRQLGEMVVEEPVAGSFSHFAYKYWGSFAGFASGWNYWVLYVLVAMAELTAVGKYIQFWYPEIPTWASAAAFFILINAINLTNVKVFGEMEFWFAIIKVVAVVGMILFGGWLLFSGSAGPQATVRNLWEQGGFLPHGMQGLVMMMAIIMFSFGGLELVGITAAEADNPEKSIPKATNQVIYRILIFYVGSLAVLLSLLPWTRVTADVSPFVLIFHELGDTLVANALNVVVLTAALSVYNSCVYCNSRMLFGLAQQGNAPKALLSVDKRGVPVNTILVSAVVTALCVLINYLAPESAFGLLMALVVSALVINWAMISLAHMKFRKAKQQQGVTPRFPALLYPLGNWICLLFMAAVLVIMLMTPGMAISVYLIPVWICILGVGYMVKQKGAKTAVKAH, encoded by the coding sequence ATGATGGAAGGTCAACAGCACAGCGACCAGCTGAAGCGCGGCCTCAAAAACCGCCATATCCAGCTGATTGCGCTGGGTGGAGCTATCGGTACCGGCCTGTTTCTCGGCAGTGCCTCCGTTATCCAGTCAGCCGGTCCGGGCATTATTCTGGGTTATGCCATTGCAGGCTTTATTGCCTTCCTGATCATGCGCCAGCTCGGTGAAATGGTCGTGGAAGAGCCGGTAGCCGGGTCATTCAGCCACTTTGCCTATAAATACTGGGGCAGTTTCGCCGGCTTCGCGTCAGGCTGGAACTATTGGGTACTGTACGTGCTGGTTGCCATGGCGGAACTCACCGCGGTCGGCAAATACATCCAGTTCTGGTATCCGGAAATCCCGACCTGGGCTTCCGCAGCGGCCTTCTTTATTCTGATTAACGCCATTAACCTCACCAACGTAAAAGTGTTTGGGGAAATGGAGTTCTGGTTCGCGATTATTAAAGTGGTCGCGGTTGTGGGCATGATCCTGTTCGGCGGCTGGCTGCTGTTCAGCGGTAGCGCGGGCCCGCAGGCGACAGTTCGCAACCTGTGGGAACAGGGCGGCTTCCTGCCGCACGGCATGCAAGGGCTGGTGATGATGATGGCTATCATCATGTTCTCTTTCGGTGGGCTTGAGCTGGTGGGGATCACCGCCGCAGAAGCCGACAACCCGGAAAAAAGCATTCCCAAAGCCACCAACCAGGTGATTTATCGTATTCTGATTTTCTATGTGGGTTCGCTGGCGGTCCTGCTTTCTCTGCTGCCGTGGACGCGCGTCACCGCTGATGTCAGCCCGTTTGTGCTTATCTTCCACGAACTGGGTGATACGCTGGTGGCTAACGCCCTGAACGTTGTGGTTCTGACCGCAGCGCTCTCCGTTTATAACAGCTGTGTCTACTGTAACAGCCGCATGCTGTTCGGCCTCGCCCAGCAGGGGAACGCGCCGAAAGCGCTGCTCTCCGTCGATAAACGCGGCGTACCGGTCAACACCATTCTGGTCTCCGCTGTGGTGACCGCGCTGTGTGTGCTGATCAACTACCTGGCACCGGAATCTGCGTTTGGCCTGCTGATGGCGCTGGTGGTTTCTGCGCTGGTGATCAACTGGGCGATGATTAGCCTTGCGCACATGAAATTCCGCAAAGCGAAACAGCAACAGGGCGTTACGCCGCGCTTCCCGGCGCTGCTCTACCCGCTTGGCAACTGGATCTGCCTGCTGTTTATGGCGGCGGTGCTGGTTATCATGCTGATGACGCCGGGCATGGCGATCTCCGTGTATCTGATCCCCGTATGGATCTGCATTCTGGGCGTTGGCTACATGGTTAAACAGAAGGGTGCGAAAACAGCCGTGAAGGCACATTAA
- a CDS encoding glycoside-pentoside-hexuronide (GPH):cation symporter: MNNNKLSVREKIGYGMGDAGCNIIFGAIMLFVNYFYTDIFGLAPALVGVLLLSVRVIDAVTDPIMGALADRTRSKYGRFRPWLLWIAFPYALFSVLMFTTPDWTYSSKVIYAFVTYFLLSITYTAINIPYCSLGSVITNDPKERVACQSYRFVLVGIATLLLSLTLLPMVDWFGGGDKAKGYQMAMTVLAFIGMCMFLFCFATVRERVKPAVQTNDELKQDLKDVWKNDQWVRILLLTLCNVCPGFIRMAATMYYVTWVMGQSTHFATLFISLGVVGMMFGSMLAKVLTDRWCKLKVFFWTNIALAIFSIAFYFFDPHATIMIVVLYFLLNILHQIPSPLHWSLMADVDDYGEWKTGKRITGISFSGNLFFLKVGLAIAGAMVGFLLSWYGYDAGAKQQSETTLNGIMLLFTVIPGIGYLLTAGIVRMLKVDRELMKQIQSDLEKRRENYRELNDYQTGKITEHVRKA; this comes from the coding sequence ATGAATAACAATAAGTTATCAGTCAGAGAGAAAATTGGTTATGGCATGGGCGACGCCGGATGCAACATCATCTTCGGCGCTATCATGCTGTTCGTTAACTACTTTTATACCGATATTTTTGGTCTCGCCCCGGCGCTGGTCGGCGTTCTGCTGCTTTCCGTTCGCGTAATTGACGCCGTCACCGATCCCATCATGGGCGCACTCGCCGACCGTACCCGCAGTAAATATGGGCGATTTCGTCCATGGTTGCTGTGGATAGCGTTCCCTTACGCGCTATTCAGCGTACTGATGTTTACCACCCCGGACTGGACCTACAGCAGCAAAGTTATCTATGCGTTTGTCACCTATTTCCTGCTGTCGATTACCTACACCGCCATCAATATTCCCTATTGCTCGCTGGGTAGCGTCATCACCAACGACCCCAAAGAGCGCGTTGCCTGCCAGTCCTATCGCTTCGTGCTGGTAGGTATCGCCACGTTGCTGCTCTCATTGACCCTGCTGCCGATGGTTGACTGGTTTGGCGGCGGTGATAAAGCTAAAGGCTACCAGATGGCGATGACCGTACTGGCGTTTATCGGCATGTGTATGTTCCTGTTCTGCTTTGCCACGGTGCGTGAGCGCGTTAAACCCGCCGTGCAGACCAATGATGAACTGAAGCAAGACCTGAAAGATGTATGGAAAAACGACCAGTGGGTGCGCATCTTATTGCTGACGCTGTGCAACGTCTGCCCCGGTTTTATCCGTATGGCGGCGACCATGTATTACGTCACCTGGGTGATGGGCCAGAGCACACATTTCGCCACGCTGTTTATCAGCCTCGGCGTCGTCGGCATGATGTTCGGTAGCATGCTGGCGAAGGTACTCACCGACCGCTGGTGTAAGCTTAAGGTCTTCTTCTGGACTAACATCGCGCTGGCGATTTTCTCTATCGCCTTCTACTTCTTCGACCCGCATGCGACGATCATGATTGTGGTGCTCTACTTCCTGCTCAACATCCTGCATCAGATCCCGTCCCCGCTGCACTGGTCGCTGATGGCGGATGTCGATGACTACGGCGAATGGAAAACCGGTAAACGCATCACCGGGATCAGCTTCTCCGGCAACCTTTTCTTCCTCAAGGTCGGGCTGGCGATTGCCGGCGCGATGGTGGGCTTCCTGCTCTCCTGGTATGGCTACGATGCGGGCGCGAAGCAGCAAAGCGAAACCACGCTCAACGGTATCATGCTGCTGTTTACCGTCATTCCTGGCATCGGGTATCTGCTGACCGCCGGGATTGTGCGGATGCTGAAAGTTGACCGCGAACTCATGAAACAGATTCAGTCTGACCTGGAAAAACGTCGCGAGAACTATCGCGAACTGAATGACTACCAGACCGGTAAAATCACCGAACACGTAAGGAAAGCATAA
- a CDS encoding family 43 glycosylhydrolase — translation MNRWPNPFIEQRADPFILHHQGEYYFIASVPEYDRLEIRRASTLEGLRSADAVVVWRKPASGPMCELIWAPELHKIDGQWVIYFAAAHTQALDSLGMFQHRMYALTCDDADPLSGKWVERGQVKTPFDTFCLDATTFHHQGKQWYLWAQKSPDIAGNSNIYLAELENPWTLKGEPVMLSKPEFDWECRGFLVNEGPAVLVHGDKLFVSYSASATDENYCMGLLWIDLNADITKPENWHKSPQPVFTTSYENRQYGPGHNSFTQTPDGEDVLVYHARNYTEIEGDPLYDPNRHTRLKLVRWQEDGMPDFGVPPADTI, via the coding sequence ATGAACCGCTGGCCAAACCCTTTTATTGAACAACGCGCCGACCCTTTCATTTTGCATCATCAGGGAGAGTACTACTTTATCGCCTCGGTGCCGGAATACGATCGGCTGGAGATTCGCCGCGCCAGCACGCTTGAAGGGCTGCGCAGCGCCGACGCGGTTGTGGTCTGGCGTAAACCCGCAAGCGGCCCGATGTGCGAGCTTATCTGGGCACCGGAACTGCATAAGATTGACGGTCAATGGGTGATCTACTTCGCCGCCGCGCATACGCAGGCGCTGGACTCTCTCGGTATGTTCCAGCACCGGATGTATGCGCTGACCTGCGATGATGCGGATCCACTTAGCGGAAAATGGGTTGAGCGAGGCCAGGTGAAAACGCCGTTCGATACTTTCTGTCTGGATGCCACGACGTTTCATCATCAGGGAAAACAGTGGTATCTGTGGGCGCAAAAATCGCCAGACATTGCTGGAAACTCCAATATCTATCTGGCAGAACTGGAAAATCCGTGGACACTAAAAGGCGAGCCGGTGATGCTCAGCAAACCAGAGTTCGACTGGGAGTGTCGGGGTTTTCTGGTCAACGAAGGGCCTGCGGTGCTGGTGCATGGCGATAAACTCTTTGTCAGCTACTCCGCCAGCGCCACCGATGAGAATTACTGCATGGGCCTGCTGTGGATTGACCTGAACGCTGACATCACAAAGCCGGAAAACTGGCATAAATCACCGCAACCGGTGTTCACCACCAGCTATGAAAACCGCCAGTACGGGCCGGGGCACAACAGCTTTACCCAAACGCCGGACGGCGAGGATGTGTTGGTGTATCACGCGAGGAATTACACGGAGATTGAAGGCGACCCGTTATATGACCCGAATCGCCATACGCGGTTGAAACTGGTGCGCTGGCAGGAAGATGGCATGCCGGATTTCGGCGTGCCGCCTGCGGATACGATTTGA
- the ampE gene encoding beta-lactamase regulator AmpE, whose amino-acid sequence MTLFTTLLVLIAERLFKLGEHWQLDHRLEVLFRRIKRFSFVATLAMTVVAMAVVFLIQRALDGLLFNVPLLVFWILLGLLCIGAGRVRLHYHAYLKAASLNDSHARDAMACELTMIHGVPSGCDEREFLRELQNALLWINFRFYLAPLFWFVVGGPWGPVLLMGYSFLRAWQSWLARYQTPHHRLQSGIDAILHIVDWLPVRLVGVVYALLGHGEKALPAWFASLGDRHTSQYQVLTQLAQYSLAREPHVDRVETPKAAVSMAKKTSFVVVVIMALLTIYGTLV is encoded by the coding sequence ATGACGCTGTTTACCACGCTACTGGTGCTGATTGCCGAGCGTTTATTTAAGCTGGGCGAGCACTGGCAGCTCGACCACCGTCTGGAAGTGCTGTTCCGTCGCATCAAACGCTTCTCTTTTGTCGCTACGCTTGCAATGACCGTGGTGGCGATGGCAGTGGTGTTTTTGATTCAGCGCGCGCTCGACGGGCTGCTGTTTAACGTGCCGCTGCTGGTGTTCTGGATTTTACTCGGCCTGTTGTGCATCGGGGCAGGGCGCGTGCGGCTGCACTATCACGCTTACCTGAAGGCGGCATCACTCAATGATAGCCACGCGCGGGATGCGATGGCCTGCGAGCTAACGATGATCCACGGTGTGCCATCGGGCTGTGATGAGCGCGAGTTTCTGCGCGAGCTGCAAAATGCGCTGCTGTGGATTAACTTCCGCTTCTACCTTGCGCCACTGTTCTGGTTTGTGGTCGGCGGCCCGTGGGGCCCGGTACTGTTAATGGGGTATTCTTTCCTGCGTGCATGGCAGTCGTGGCTGGCACGTTACCAGACGCCGCATCACCGTTTGCAGTCTGGCATTGATGCCATTTTGCATATTGTGGACTGGCTTCCGGTGCGGCTGGTGGGCGTGGTTTACGCCCTGCTTGGTCACGGTGAGAAAGCGCTGCCTGCATGGTTTGCTTCGCTGGGCGATCGCCATACTTCGCAGTACCAGGTCCTGACGCAGCTGGCGCAGTATTCGCTGGCGCGCGAGCCACACGTTGACCGCGTTGAGACGCCAAAAGCGGCGGTATCGATGGCGAAGAAAACCTCGTTTGTGGTGGTGGTGATTATGGCGCTGCTGACCATATATGGGACGCTGGTGTAA
- the ampD gene encoding 1,6-anhydro-N-acetylmuramyl-L-alanine amidase AmpD gives MLLDEGWLVGARHVPSPHFDCRPDDETPSLLVVHNISLPPGEFGGPWIDALFTGTLDPNAHPFFAEISHLRVSAHCLIRRDGEIVQYVPFDKRAWHAGVSEYQGRERCNDFSIGIELEGTDTLAYTDAQYQQLAALTQSLITIYPAIADNMTGHCDIAPVRKTDPGPAFDWVRFRALVTPSSDKEMT, from the coding sequence ATGTTGTTAGATGAGGGTTGGCTGGTGGGCGCGCGTCATGTACCGTCGCCACACTTTGACTGCCGCCCGGACGATGAAACCCCGTCATTGCTGGTTGTTCATAATATCAGTTTACCCCCTGGCGAATTTGGCGGCCCATGGATAGATGCACTGTTTACCGGTACGCTCGACCCGAACGCCCATCCTTTTTTCGCCGAGATTTCTCACCTGCGCGTTTCTGCCCATTGTCTGATTCGCCGCGATGGGGAAATTGTGCAGTATGTTCCTTTCGATAAGCGCGCCTGGCACGCGGGTGTGTCGGAATATCAGGGCCGCGAGCGCTGCAATGATTTCTCGATAGGCATTGAGCTGGAAGGCACCGATACGCTGGCCTACACCGATGCGCAGTATCAGCAACTGGCGGCGTTAACCCAGTCGCTGATAACGATTTACCCGGCTATCGCCGATAATATGACAGGACACTGTGATATCGCGCCCGTGCGCAAAACCGATCCGGGCCCGGCGTTTGACTGGGTTCGCTTTCGCGCACTGGTCACCCCTTCGTCAGATAAGGAGATGACATGA
- the nadC gene encoding carboxylating nicotinate-nucleotide diphosphorylase, with product MPPRRYNPDHRRDALLERINLDIPNAVAQALREDLGGEVDANNDITAQLLPAETRSHAVVITREDGVFCGKRWVEEVFIQLAGDDVTLTWHVEDGDLLKADQPLFEIDGPSRVLLTGERTALNFVQTLSGVASEVRRYVDLLEGTKTQLLDTRKTLPGLRTALKYAVLCGGGANHRLGLSDAFLIKENHIIASGSVRQAVEKAFWLHPDVPVEVEVENLEELEDALKAGADIIMLDNFDTELMRKAVAITKGQARLEVSGNVTFDTIREFAETGVDYISVGALTKHVRALDLSMRFR from the coding sequence ATGCCGCCTCGCCGCTACAACCCAGACCACCGACGTGACGCGCTTCTGGAACGTATCAATCTCGACATTCCCAACGCCGTGGCACAGGCGCTCCGTGAAGATCTGGGCGGAGAAGTGGATGCCAATAACGACATTACCGCACAACTTCTGCCAGCGGAAACGCGCTCTCACGCGGTGGTTATCACCCGCGAAGACGGCGTGTTCTGCGGTAAACGCTGGGTTGAAGAGGTGTTTATTCAACTGGCGGGCGACGACGTCACGCTGACGTGGCACGTCGAAGATGGCGACCTGCTGAAAGCCGACCAGCCGCTGTTTGAAATCGATGGCCCTTCCCGCGTCCTGCTGACCGGCGAGCGTACCGCGCTGAATTTCGTGCAAACGCTCTCGGGCGTGGCCAGCGAAGTGCGTCGCTATGTCGACCTGCTGGAAGGCACCAAAACACAGCTGCTGGATACCCGCAAAACCCTGCCCGGCCTGCGTACTGCGCTGAAATATGCCGTGCTGTGCGGCGGCGGTGCGAATCACCGCCTGGGTCTTTCCGATGCATTCCTGATTAAAGAAAACCACATCATCGCTTCCGGCTCCGTGCGCCAGGCGGTAGAAAAAGCCTTCTGGCTGCACCCGGATGTGCCGGTGGAAGTGGAAGTGGAAAATCTGGAAGAGCTGGAAGACGCGCTGAAAGCCGGGGCCGACATCATCATGCTCGATAACTTTGACACTGAGCTGATGCGCAAAGCTGTCGCCATCACCAAAGGCCAGGCACGGCTGGAAGTCTCCGGCAACGTCACCTTTGACACCATTCGCGAATTCGCCGAAACCGGCGTGGATTACATCTCCGTTGGCGCGCTGACCAAACACGTGCGCGCGTTAGACCTCTCCATGCGTTTCCGTTAA
- the ppdD gene encoding prepilin peptidase-dependent pilin, producing MEKQKGFTLIELMVVIGIIAILSAIGIPAYQNYLRKAALTDMLQTFVPYRTAIELCALDHGGLNSCDGGSNGIPSPTTTRYVSGMSIAKGVVVLTGQESLNGLSVTMTPGWDNANGVTGWTRVCAIQSDSALQQACEDVFRFDAQ from the coding sequence ATGGAAAAGCAAAAAGGATTTACCCTTATCGAGCTGATGGTGGTGATCGGCATCATCGCCATCTTAAGCGCCATCGGTATCCCGGCGTATCAAAACTACCTGCGCAAAGCCGCGCTCACCGACATGTTGCAAACCTTCGTTCCCTACCGTACGGCAATTGAATTGTGCGCCCTCGACCACGGCGGGCTGAACAGCTGTGATGGCGGCAGTAACGGTATTCCCTCGCCCACCACCACGCGTTATGTCTCTGGCATGAGTATCGCCAAAGGCGTGGTCGTTCTCACCGGCCAGGAGAGCCTGAACGGCCTGTCGGTCACCATGACGCCGGGCTGGGATAACGCCAACGGCGTGACCGGCTGGACGCGCGTTTGCGCTATCCAGAGCGACAGCGCCCTGCAACAAGCCTGCGAAGATGTCTTCCGCTTCGATGCGCAGTAA